Sequence from the Synergistales bacterium genome:
CGTTCCTGGAGGCAGCGTACCGGACGCTGGCTCCAGTGGGGGAACCATACGATACCTGTAGAGAACTAGCCGGCGCGTACGCCGGCGGCATTTGTGCCGAAATGATCCGGAGGTGATCGAGTGGAAGATGTGCAGGCGCTCCTCTCGGAAGGGGTGCGGAAGGCGCTGCAGAAGCTCGCCGCGGAGCGTGGGGTTGCGGAGGAAGCGCTCCCCCAGGTGGAGCTGGAGCGGCCGAAACGCGAAGGACAGGGCGACTGGGCCACCAACGCCGCGATGAAATCGTCCAAGGCCTTCGGCGCCAGGCCGCGGGACCTGGCGGAGGAGCTGGCGGCGCGGATCCCCGTGGGTGACGAGGGGTATGTGGAGAAGGTCGAGGTGGCCGGCCCGGGCTTTATCAATTTCTTTCTGAACCGGCGCTGGATGGGTTCCGTTCTCGATCGGGTGCTCCGGGAGGGCGACAGCTACGGCAAGAGCGACATCGGCCGGGGACGGAAGGTGCAGGTGGAGTTTGTCAGCGCCAACCCCACGGGGCCGCTGCACATCGGCCACGGGCGGGGCGCCGCCGTGGGCGACGTGACGGCCGCCATCCTGGAGCACACCGGCTGGCAGGTGGAGCGGGAGTATCTGATCAACGACGCCGGTCTCCAGATGGATATCCTCGGCCGCTCCACCCAGGCCCGGTACTTCGAGCTGCTGGGGAAACCGGAGCAGGCCCCCTTCCCCGAGGACGGCTACAAGGGCGACTACATCTACGATATCGCCCGGGAGATCATCGACGCCGAGGGGGAGCGTTTCCTCGCCGAGCCCCTCGAGGAGAGCATGCCCTGGTTCCGGCAGTACGCCGAGGATGTGATCCTGGCGGGGATCCGGGACGACCTGCGGGCCTTCGGGGTGACCTTCGATGTCTGGTTCTCCGAGAAGAGCCTCTACCGGAACGGCCGCGACGCCGCCCGGGAGACGGTGGACCTTCTCAAGGAGAAGGACTACGCCTACGCCGCCGACGGGGCCGAGTGGTTCGGTGCCACCCGCTTCGGCGACGAGAAGGACCGGGTGCTCATCAGGAGCAACGGCGCGCCCACCTACTTCGTCTCCGATATGGCCTACCACAAGGACAAGTACGACCGGGGCTTCGATATGGTCATCAACGTCTGGGGCGCCGACCACCACGGCTACGTTCCCCGGATGAAGGCCGGCGTGGAGGCGCTCGGCCGGTCGCCGGAGGATCTCCAGATCCTTTTGATCCAGTTCGTCAGCCTTCTGCGGGGCGGGGAGCAGGTGCCCATGTCCACCAGGGCCGGGCAGTTCGTCACCCTGCGGGATGTGGTCGAGGAGGTCGGCAGGGACGCCACGCGGTACTTCTTCCTCATGCGCCGGAGCAACAGCCATCTCGATTTCGACCTCGACCTGGCCAAGAGCACCTCGTCGGACAATCCCGTCTACTACGTGCAGTACGCCCACGCCCGTATCCAGAGCGTCTTCGCCGCGGCCGAAGCGGCGGGGAGGGAGATCCCGGAGGCGGGCAGACTCGATGTGGCCGTGCTCGATTCCAGGGAGGAGCAGAATCTGGTCCGGCGGCTGGACGTCTTCGGCGAGGAGCTGGAGAAGGCCGCCCGCGACCTGGAGCCCCACCGGCTGGTCTACTATCTCCACCAGCTGGCCTGCGACTTCCATGCCTTCTACAACGCCCATCGGGTTCTGGGTGAGGAGCGGAGCGTCGAAGCGAGCCGGCTGCTTCTCCTCCAGGCGGTCCGGGTGGTTCTGCGGAACGCCCTGAATCTGCTGGGGGTCACGGCGCCGGATTCGATGTAGCATGGGCATGCCGCGGCTCCGGTGGATCCTGATCGCCACGGTCGGCGCTGTCGCCGCCGCCATGTTCGCCACCGCCTGCAGCTATGAAGCGGAACGCATCGCCCGGCTGGGCCGCATTGTGGAGCAGAAGCGCGACGAGATCGTGCGGCTTGACCGCGAGGTGCAGCGTCTGCAGCGCAAGATACGGTACTACCGAACCCGGGAGGGCGTGGCCAGGCTCGCCAGGGAGCAGTTCAACATGGTCTTCCCCGACGAGCGCATCTTCCGGATCCTTTCGGAGGATCCGGAGGGCGCTCATGTGTTGCCTGCCGCCGAGCCCTAGGGTATAATCCAGGTTCGTGTGTCCCTGTCTTCCGCAGATTGCGGGAGGCCGACAGTCCAAAGGGAGGAGGTGATGGAGGATGCGGCCCTACGAAATGATGGTGCTGCTCCATCCTGATGTTGAAGACCACAAGGAACTTGTGGACGAGATCGGAACGGTTATCAAGAATCTGGATGGAGAGACGGCCGATGTCAATGTCTGGGGAAAACGGCAGCTTGCCTATCCCATCGAGGAGATGACCGAGGGATTCTATGCCGTGTACACCTTTGGCATGGAGTCCGCCACGGTGGACGAGCTGGACAGGCAGATCGGCCTGAAAGGAAATGTCGTCCGCCACATGATTGTCCGCAGAGATGAAGCCTAGTCTGCAGAAACGGGGTGTGTTCAGTGGCCCGCGGTTTTAACAAGGCGATTCTGGTGGGGAACCTCGCCAGGGATCCGGAGATGCGCTATACGGCGTCCAAAACACCGGTGGCCCGGCTTGTCGTCGCCGTCAACCGAACCTGGAAGGGGCGCGACGGGGAGCTGCAGGAAGAGGTCAGCTTTATCCCCGTTACCGTCTTCGGGAGCCAGGCCGAGAATTGCGAACGCTACCTGAGCAAGGGACGGCCCGTGCTCGTGGAGGGGCGCATCCGCGTCTCCAGCTACGAGAAGGAAGGGCAGAAACGGACCTTTACCGAGGTGGTGGCCCAGACAATCCAGTTCCTCGGCGGAGGAGGACGGCGCGAGGACAGCGACAGCGCCTACTCCGGCGAAGGGGCTTCGGGCCGGCGGAACGGCGGCAGCCTCCGCG
This genomic interval carries:
- the argS gene encoding arginine--tRNA ligase, translating into MEDVQALLSEGVRKALQKLAAERGVAEEALPQVELERPKREGQGDWATNAAMKSSKAFGARPRDLAEELAARIPVGDEGYVEKVEVAGPGFINFFLNRRWMGSVLDRVLREGDSYGKSDIGRGRKVQVEFVSANPTGPLHIGHGRGAAVGDVTAAILEHTGWQVEREYLINDAGLQMDILGRSTQARYFELLGKPEQAPFPEDGYKGDYIYDIAREIIDAEGERFLAEPLEESMPWFRQYAEDVILAGIRDDLRAFGVTFDVWFSEKSLYRNGRDAARETVDLLKEKDYAYAADGAEWFGATRFGDEKDRVLIRSNGAPTYFVSDMAYHKDKYDRGFDMVINVWGADHHGYVPRMKAGVEALGRSPEDLQILLIQFVSLLRGGEQVPMSTRAGQFVTLRDVVEEVGRDATRYFFLMRRSNSHLDFDLDLAKSTSSDNPVYYVQYAHARIQSVFAAAEAAGREIPEAGRLDVAVLDSREEQNLVRRLDVFGEELEKAARDLEPHRLVYYLHQLACDFHAFYNAHRVLGEERSVEASRLLLLQAVRVVLRNALNLLGVTAPDSM
- a CDS encoding septum formation initiator family protein — protein: MPRLRWILIATVGAVAAAMFATACSYEAERIARLGRIVEQKRDEIVRLDREVQRLQRKIRYYRTREGVARLAREQFNMVFPDERIFRILSEDPEGAHVLPAAEP
- the rpsF gene encoding 30S ribosomal protein S6, with amino-acid sequence MRPYEMMVLLHPDVEDHKELVDEIGTVIKNLDGETADVNVWGKRQLAYPIEEMTEGFYAVYTFGMESATVDELDRQIGLKGNVVRHMIVRRDEA
- the ssb gene encoding single-stranded DNA-binding protein; the protein is MARGFNKAILVGNLARDPEMRYTASKTPVARLVVAVNRTWKGRDGELQEEVSFIPVTVFGSQAENCERYLSKGRPVLVEGRIRVSSYEKEGQKRTFTEVVAQTIQFLGGGGRREDSDSAYSGEGASGRRNGGSLREEEGFGNDFPMDFSEMGDSDNSSDDSGGKKDDEVDIPF